The following are encoded together in the Mastacembelus armatus chromosome 6, fMasArm1.2, whole genome shotgun sequence genome:
- the cdk10 gene encoding cyclin-dependent kinase 10 isoform X1, translating into MDTVGEDDPDPIRLKSIKNHKTFTVPQTDRFGSCRSVREFEKLNRIGEGTYGIVYRARDTKSDEIVALKKVRMDKEKDGIPISSLREITLLLRLRHPNIVELKEVVVGSQLESLFLVMCYCEQDLASLLENMQTPFSEAQVKCIVLQLLRGLEYLHHNFIIHRDLKVSNLLMTDKGCVKIADFGLARMYGIPQQPMTPRVVTLWYRAPELLLGTKTQTTALDMWAVGCILAELLAHKPLLPGSSEIQQVDLIVQLLGTPNENIWPGFSQLPLIGQYSLRKQPYNNLKNKFTWLSDAGHRLLNLLFMYNPQRRATAKDCLESSYFKEKPLPCEPELMPTFPHHRNKRAAPLAESHSKRSKV; encoded by the exons ATGGACACCGTAGGAGAGGACGACCCGGACCCTATAAGGCTGAAGTCCATCAAGAACCataaaacattcacagtgcCTCAGACTGACAGG TTTGGGAGCTGCAGAAGTGTCAGAGAGTTTGAGAAACTCAACCGAATAGGAGAAGGAACCTATGGCATAGTGT ACCGAGCCCGTGACACCAAGTCAGATGAGATTGTAGCCTTGAAGAAGGTCCGGATGGATAAAGAAAAAGATG GAATCCCCATCAGCAGCCTCAGAGAGATCACCCTGTTGCTGCGGCTGAGACATCCCAACATAGTGGAGCTGAAAGAAGTGGTTGTAGGCAGCCAACTGGAGAG tttgtttctggTGATGTGTTACTGTGAACAGGATCTGGCCAGTCTGCTagaaaacatgcaaaccccGTTCTCTGAAGCTCAg gtcAAGTGTATTGTCCTTCAGTTACTCCGAGGCTTGGAGTATCTCCACCACAACTTCATTATACACAG GGACCTGAAGGTGTCTAATTTGCTGATGACAGACAAAGGCTGCGTTAAGATTG CTGATTTTGGATTGGCCCGGATGTATGGCATCCCCCAGCAGCCCATGACCCCCAGAGTGGTTACACTGTG GTACAGAGCTCCTGAGCTCCTCCTAGGGACCAAAACTCAGACTACAGCTCTGGACATGTG GGCGGTAGGCTGTATCCTGGCTGAGCTGTTGGCTCATAAACCTCTACTGCCTGGAAGCTCTGAGATCCAGCAGGTTGACCTGATAGTTCAGCTGCTGGGAACACCCAATGAAAACATCTGGCCG GGTTTCTCTCAGCTACCCCTCATTGGTCAGTACAGTCTGAGGAAACAGCCATACAACAACCTGAAGAATAAATTCACCTGGCTGTCTGATGCTGGACACAGACTGCTCAATCTGCTCTTCATGTACAACCCACAGCGCAG AGCAACTGCCAAAGACTGTCTGGAGAGCTCCTATTTCAAAGAGAAGCCTCTAC CATGTGAACCAGAGCTGATGCCAACCTTTCCCCACCATCGCAACAAACGGGCTGCTCCTCTGGCAGAGAGCCACTCCAAACGAAGCAAAGTGTGA
- the cdk10 gene encoding cyclin-dependent kinase 10 isoform X2: MDKEKDGIPISSLREITLLLRLRHPNIVELKEVVVGSQLESLFLVMCYCEQDLASLLENMQTPFSEAQVKCIVLQLLRGLEYLHHNFIIHRDLKVSNLLMTDKGCVKIADFGLARMYGIPQQPMTPRVVTLWYRAPELLLGTKTQTTALDMWAVGCILAELLAHKPLLPGSSEIQQVDLIVQLLGTPNENIWPGFSQLPLIGQYSLRKQPYNNLKNKFTWLSDAGHRLLNLLFMYNPQRRATAKDCLESSYFKEKPLPCEPELMPTFPHHRNKRAAPLAESHSKRSKV; encoded by the exons ATGGATAAAGAAAAAGATG GAATCCCCATCAGCAGCCTCAGAGAGATCACCCTGTTGCTGCGGCTGAGACATCCCAACATAGTGGAGCTGAAAGAAGTGGTTGTAGGCAGCCAACTGGAGAG tttgtttctggTGATGTGTTACTGTGAACAGGATCTGGCCAGTCTGCTagaaaacatgcaaaccccGTTCTCTGAAGCTCAg gtcAAGTGTATTGTCCTTCAGTTACTCCGAGGCTTGGAGTATCTCCACCACAACTTCATTATACACAG GGACCTGAAGGTGTCTAATTTGCTGATGACAGACAAAGGCTGCGTTAAGATTG CTGATTTTGGATTGGCCCGGATGTATGGCATCCCCCAGCAGCCCATGACCCCCAGAGTGGTTACACTGTG GTACAGAGCTCCTGAGCTCCTCCTAGGGACCAAAACTCAGACTACAGCTCTGGACATGTG GGCGGTAGGCTGTATCCTGGCTGAGCTGTTGGCTCATAAACCTCTACTGCCTGGAAGCTCTGAGATCCAGCAGGTTGACCTGATAGTTCAGCTGCTGGGAACACCCAATGAAAACATCTGGCCG GGTTTCTCTCAGCTACCCCTCATTGGTCAGTACAGTCTGAGGAAACAGCCATACAACAACCTGAAGAATAAATTCACCTGGCTGTCTGATGCTGGACACAGACTGCTCAATCTGCTCTTCATGTACAACCCACAGCGCAG AGCAACTGCCAAAGACTGTCTGGAGAGCTCCTATTTCAAAGAGAAGCCTCTAC CATGTGAACCAGAGCTGATGCCAACCTTTCCCCACCATCGCAACAAACGGGCTGCTCCTCTGGCAGAGAGCCACTCCAAACGAAGCAAAGTGTGA
- the vps4a gene encoding vacuolar protein sorting-associated protein 4A produces the protein MTTSTLQKAIDLVTKATEEDKAKNYEEALRLYQHAVEYFLHAIKYEAHSDKAKESIRGKCMQYLDRAEKLKDYLKNKDKQGKKPVKEAQSNDKSDSDSEGENPEKKKLQEQLMGAIVMEKPNVRWNDVAGLEGAKEALKEAVILPIKFPHLFTGKRTPWRGILLFGPPGTGKSYLAKAVATEANNSTFFSVSSSDLMSKWLGESEKLVKNLFDLARQHKPSIIFIDEVDSLCGSRNENESEAARRIKTEFLVQMQGVGNNNDGILVLGATNIPWVLDAAIRRRFEKRIYIPLPEEPARAQMFRLHLGNTPHSLSEADLRQLARKTDGYSGADISIIVRDALMQPVRKVQSATHFKKVRGPSRSNNQVMVDDLLTPCSPGDPAAIEMTWMDVPSDKLLEPIVCMSDMLRSLSTTRPTVNTEDLLKVKKFTEDFGMEG, from the exons ATGACAACGTCAACATTACAG AAAGCGATTGATCTTGTGACCAAAGCCACAGAAGAAGACAAGGCAAAGAACTATGAGGAGGCTTTGCGCCTGTATCAGCATGCTGTGGAGTATTTCCTACATGCCATTAAAT ATGAGGCCCACAGTGACAAGGCAAAGGAAAGCATACGGGGAAAGTGCATGCAGTACCTGGACCGAGCAGAGAAACTTAAGGACTATCTGAAGAATAAAGACAAGCAGGGCAAGAAGCCTGTCAAAGAGGCACAGAGCAATGATAA GAGTGATAGTGATAGTGAGGGGGAAAatccagagaagaagaaactgcaggAACAACTTATGG GTGCTATTGTAATGGAGAAACCCAATGTCAGGTGGAATGATGTGGCTGGGCTGGAGGGAGCTAAAGAAGCTCTGAAGGAAGCAGTTATCCTGCCCATCAAATTTCCACACCTCTTCACAG GCAAGCGGACTCCATGGAGAGGGATCCTGCTGTTCGGTCCCCCGGGGACAGGAAAGTCATACCTGGCCAAGGCTGTGGCCACAGAGGCCAACAACTCCaccttcttttctgtctcttcctcagACCTTATGTCCAAGTGGCTGGGAGAAAGCGAGAA GCTGGTGAAGAACCTGTTTGATCTGGCTCGCCAGCACAAGCCCTCAATCATCTTCATTGACGAGGTGGACTCATTGTGCGGCTCCAGAAACGAGAATGAAAGCGAGGCCGCCCGTCGCATCAAGACAGAGTTCCTGGTCCAGATGCAGG GTGTGGGAAACAACAACGACGGTATCTTGGTCCTGGGAGCCACCAATATCCCCTGGGTCCTAGATGCTGCCATCCGCAGAAG ATTTGAGAAGCGTATCTACATCCCCCTGCCAGAGGAGCCAGCACGGGCTCAGATGTTTCGTCTTCACCTTGGCAACACGCCACACAGCCTGAGTGAAGCCGACTTGCGGCAGCTTGCCCGCAAAACAGACGGCTACTCTGGAGCCGACATCAGCATCATTGTCCGGGATGCTCTGATGCAGCCGGTTAGGAAGGTCCAGTCTGCTACGCACTTTAAAAAG GTTCGCGGGCCTTCACGAAGTAACAACCAGGTGATGGTGGATGACCTCCTGACTCCTTGTTCCCCTGGTGACCCTGCAGCCATCGAGATGACCTGGATGGATGTGCCTAGTGATAAGCTACTGGAGCCCATTGTCTGCATG TCGGACATGCTGCGCTCTCTGTCCACCACCCGTCCCACAGTCAACACTGAAGACCTACTGAAGGTTAAGAAGTTCACAGAAGACTTTGGGATGGAGGGCTAA
- the chmp1a gene encoding charged multivesicular body protein 1a codes for MDETLFQLKFTSKQLERLAKKAEKESEKEKAKVKKALQQKNVECARVYGENAIRKKNEGLNWLRMASRVDAVASKVQTAVTMKGVTKNMAQVTKALDKALNSMDLQKVSAVMDKFESQVQNLDVHTSVMEDSMSSAMTLTTPQEQVDDLIHQIAEESGLEVMDQLSQLPAGATSVGAESSRSQEREDQLSRRLAALRN; via the exons ATGGATG AAACACTATTCCAGCTAAAG TTTACCTCAAAGCAACTTGAGAGACTAGCTAAGAAGGCAGAGAAGGAATCTGAAAAGGAGAAGGCTAAGGTGAAGAAG GCATTGCAACAGAAAAATGTGGAATGTGCCAGAGTTTATGGAGAAAATGCCATCCGAAAGAAGAATGAAGGTCTTAATTGGCTGCGCATGGCATCACGAGTGGATGCAGTGGCCTCTAAAGTCCAGACTGCCGTCACCATGAAGGGG GTGACCAAAAACATGGCCCAGGTCACCAAGGCCCTGGACAAAGCTCTGAACTCCATGGACCTTCAGAAGGTTTCTGCCGTCATGGATAAGTTTGAAAGTCAAGTACAGAACCTTGATGTACACACCTCA GTGATGGAGGACTCCATGAGCTCAGCAATGACACTGACCACACCTCAGGAGCAGGTGGATGATCTGATCCACCAAATAGCAGAGGAGAGTGGCTTGGAGGTGATGGACCAGCTCAGCCAGCTGCCAGCAGGAGCCACCTCGGTGGGTGCAGAGAGTTCACGGAGCCAAGAGAGGGAGGACCAACTATCCCGACG GTTGGCTGCTCTACGGAACTAA